From one Gemmatimonadaceae bacterium genomic stretch:
- a CDS encoding riboflavin synthase — protein MFTGLVDDVGLITEVADTPAGRELRIVCRYTDLADGESIAVNGACLTVREHGVADGAGWFTVGAVITTLGRTTIGGWTAGTRVNLERAMRLGDRLGGHLVLGHVDDLGTVLRTAEHGDAWLIDLELPAPLRPLTVDKGSIAVNGVSLTVNELLPTGVQLSIIEYTRRHTSLGTLTAGDQVHVEVDVLAKHVERLLAPYAGAASSGVRA, from the coding sequence GCTCGTGGACGATGTCGGCCTCATTACCGAGGTCGCCGATACGCCGGCTGGGCGCGAATTGCGCATTGTGTGCCGGTACACTGACCTCGCGGATGGCGAGAGTATCGCCGTGAACGGCGCGTGCCTCACGGTGCGCGAGCACGGCGTCGCGGATGGCGCCGGCTGGTTCACTGTCGGCGCCGTCATCACGACCCTCGGCCGCACGACCATCGGCGGCTGGACCGCGGGCACCCGGGTCAATCTCGAGCGGGCCATGCGCCTCGGCGATCGCCTCGGCGGCCATCTGGTACTCGGCCACGTCGATGATCTGGGCACCGTGCTGCGCACCGCCGAGCATGGCGATGCCTGGCTCATCGATCTGGAACTCCCGGCCCCCCTTCGGCCGCTCACCGTCGACAAGGGCTCCATCGCCGTGAATGGCGTGAGCCTGACCGTCAACGAACTGCTCCCCACCGGGGTGCAGCTCTCCATCATCGAATACACGCGGCGGCACACGTCGCTCGGCACGCTCACCGCCGGCGATCAGGTCCACGTCGAAGTCGATGTGCTGGCCAAGCACGTCGAGCGACTGCTCGCGCCCTATGCGGGTGCCGCTTCTTCTGGAGTACGCGCATGA
- a CDS encoding bifunctional 3,4-dihydroxy-2-butanone-4-phosphate synthase/GTP cyclohydrolase II, with translation MTQDPQDQDVEATEPVFGTVEQALADIAAGKFVVVADDEDRENEGDLVCAAEMVTPEMVNFMLDAKGMICLAMTNAWADRLGLVMQTDHNTEAMSTAFTVSIDAAASYGVTTGISASDRATTIRVAVSPEATRSDLRVPGHIHPLRARDGGVLQRVGHTEAAVDLARLAGRRPAGVICEILNKDGTTARRPQLEVFAKQHGLTFITIAQLVAYRLQHERLVHRVADARLPTEWGEWRIVGYKNDVDKREHIAIAYGDVTNGEDVLVRMHSKCLTGDVFHSQRCDCGWQLEKAMQMIQAEGRGVIVYLDQEGRGIGLLNKLKAYELQDKGADTVEANEKLGFKPDLRNYGIGAQILLDLGVKSIRILTNNPRKLVGLDGYGLVLKDRVRIEAPPSSENASYLETKRTKLGHLFAI, from the coding sequence ATGACGCAGGACCCGCAGGATCAGGACGTTGAGGCGACCGAGCCGGTCTTCGGCACCGTCGAGCAGGCGCTCGCCGATATCGCGGCCGGCAAGTTCGTCGTCGTCGCCGATGATGAGGACCGCGAGAATGAGGGCGATCTCGTCTGCGCGGCCGAAATGGTCACGCCCGAGATGGTCAACTTCATGCTCGACGCCAAGGGCATGATCTGTCTCGCGATGACCAACGCCTGGGCCGATCGCCTGGGGCTGGTCATGCAGACCGATCACAACACCGAGGCGATGAGCACCGCGTTCACGGTGAGCATCGACGCCGCGGCGAGCTACGGCGTCACCACCGGCATCAGTGCGAGCGATCGCGCCACGACCATTCGCGTCGCGGTGAGCCCCGAAGCCACGCGCAGCGACCTGCGCGTGCCGGGGCACATCCATCCGCTGCGCGCCCGCGATGGCGGCGTGCTGCAGCGGGTTGGGCACACCGAAGCCGCGGTGGACCTCGCGCGTCTGGCGGGCCGTCGCCCGGCCGGCGTGATCTGCGAGATCCTCAACAAGGACGGCACCACCGCGCGCCGCCCGCAGCTCGAAGTGTTCGCCAAGCAGCACGGGCTCACGTTCATCACGATTGCGCAGCTGGTGGCGTATCGCCTCCAGCACGAGCGCCTCGTGCATCGGGTCGCCGACGCGCGCCTCCCCACTGAATGGGGCGAGTGGCGCATCGTGGGCTACAAGAACGACGTGGACAAGCGCGAGCACATCGCCATCGCCTACGGCGACGTCACCAACGGCGAGGACGTGCTCGTGCGCATGCACAGCAAGTGCCTCACCGGCGATGTCTTCCATTCGCAGCGCTGTGACTGCGGCTGGCAGCTCGAGAAGGCCATGCAGATGATCCAGGCCGAGGGGCGCGGCGTCATCGTGTACCTCGACCAGGAAGGGCGGGGGATCGGCCTGCTCAACAAGCTCAAGGCGTACGAACTGCAGGATAAGGGCGCCGACACCGTCGAAGCGAACGAGAAGCTCGGCTTCAAGCCCGATCTCCGGAACTACGGCATCGGCGCGCAGATCCTGCTCGACCTGGGCGTCAAGTCCATCCGCATCCTGACCAACAATCCGCGCAAGCTCGTCGGGCTCGATGGCTATGGCCTCGTGCTCAAGGATCGCGTGCGCATCGAGGCGCCGCCGTCCAGTGAGAACGCTTCCTATCTTGAGACCAAGCGAACCAAGCTTGGACACCTCTTCGCCATCTGA
- the ribH gene encoding 6,7-dimethyl-8-ribityllumazine synthase, which translates to MAEFSGEPRGEGRRIVVVASRFNEGITTALAEGAVSALVGKGVALDDIDVLWVPGAWELPVAVRRALSSGRYDAAVAVGAVIRGDTPHFDIVANESSRGLMEASRDFDVPVTLGLLTTDNMAQAEARAGGAHGNKGEDAALAALEMLDLFDRALPAEFDGDDA; encoded by the coding sequence GTGGCTGAGTTTTCCGGAGAACCGCGGGGCGAAGGTCGGCGCATCGTCGTCGTCGCGAGCCGCTTCAACGAGGGCATCACGACGGCGCTCGCCGAGGGCGCGGTGAGCGCGCTCGTGGGCAAGGGCGTCGCGCTCGACGACATCGACGTGCTGTGGGTGCCGGGCGCGTGGGAACTGCCCGTCGCCGTGCGTCGCGCGCTGTCGTCGGGGCGCTACGATGCCGCGGTCGCCGTGGGCGCCGTCATTCGCGGCGATACGCCGCACTTCGACATCGTGGCCAACGAATCGTCGCGCGGGCTCATGGAAGCGTCACGGGATTTTGACGTCCCGGTGACGCTCGGCCTCCTCACCACCGACAACATGGCGCAGGCGGAAGCGCGCGCCGGTGGGGCGCACGGCAACAAGGGCGAAGACGCGGCGTTGGCCGCGCTCGAGATGCTCGATCTCTTCGATCGCGCCCTCCCCGCAGAGTTCGACGGAGACGACGCGTGA
- the nusB gene encoding transcription antitermination factor NusB, with translation MTSESKPNLHDDAFWETPMQEPLAPVVGRRSGRRASKAERVETRGRARALQAVYAADMRDLSQLTRIALTVFDDLAIDSDERAFAEKLVNTVAMRGAELDAAIAEVTANWRLERLGAIERSVLRVAAAELARGDTPVKVVLQEAVRLAERYGTERSARFVNGVLDAYARRLGKL, from the coding sequence GTGACCAGCGAATCGAAGCCCAACCTCCACGACGACGCGTTCTGGGAAACGCCCATGCAGGAGCCGCTGGCGCCGGTGGTGGGCCGTCGGTCCGGGCGACGCGCCTCGAAGGCGGAGCGTGTCGAAACGCGTGGCCGTGCCCGGGCGCTGCAGGCCGTGTATGCGGCCGACATGCGCGACCTCAGCCAGCTCACGCGGATCGCGCTCACGGTGTTCGACGATCTCGCCATCGACAGCGATGAACGCGCGTTCGCCGAAAAGCTCGTCAACACGGTCGCCATGCGCGGCGCCGAACTCGATGCCGCCATCGCCGAGGTCACGGCGAACTGGCGCCTCGAGCGCCTCGGCGCCATCGAACGCAGCGTGCTGCGCGTGGCGGCGGCCGAGCTCGCGCGCGGCGATACGCCGGTCAAGGTGGTGCTGCAGGAAGCGGTGCGCCTCGCCGAACGGTATGGCACCGAACGCAGCGCGCGCTTCGTGAACGGCGTGCTCGACGCGTACGCGCGTCGCCTCGGCAAGCTCTGA
- a CDS encoding glycosyltransferase family 4 protein: MRIAVVNWQCRENPLAGGAEIHLHEIFGRLAAKGHEVVLLCGGWPGCPPRATLDGIEVHRVGTRQTFPFLARRYWHTHLVDRGFDVLVEDINKVPIYTPTWRGPKLVGLVPHLFGGTAFQELVAPLATAVWLAERPLPWFYKRYAFEAISESTKEDLIRRGIPADQIRVIFPGIDSTGYTPDPSQRADRPTFAYLGRLKKYKGVDLVIQAFAAAAIPESVLEIAGAGEFRPELERLAGTLGVASRVRFLGRVDETAKCALLRRAWAFVFASPKEGWGITNLEAAASGTPVIASNSPGIRESVKHGETGYLVPHGDVAAMAEAMRHLSNERGLVEDLGIAARRFAEGFTWQNAADQTEAHLREVMGREEGR, from the coding sequence GTGCGCATCGCCGTCGTCAACTGGCAGTGCCGCGAGAATCCCCTCGCGGGCGGTGCCGAGATTCACCTGCACGAGATCTTCGGGCGCCTGGCCGCGAAGGGGCATGAGGTCGTGCTCCTCTGTGGCGGATGGCCGGGCTGTCCGCCGCGCGCCACGCTCGACGGCATCGAGGTGCATCGCGTGGGCACCCGCCAGACCTTTCCGTTCCTGGCGCGCCGGTACTGGCATACGCATCTCGTGGATCGGGGCTTTGATGTGCTGGTCGAAGACATCAACAAGGTCCCCATCTACACACCGACCTGGCGTGGCCCGAAGCTGGTCGGCCTCGTCCCGCATCTGTTTGGCGGGACCGCCTTCCAGGAGCTCGTCGCCCCGCTGGCCACTGCCGTGTGGCTCGCCGAGCGGCCGCTCCCCTGGTTCTACAAGCGCTACGCCTTTGAGGCGATCTCGGAGAGCACCAAGGAAGACCTGATCCGCCGGGGGATCCCGGCCGACCAGATCCGGGTGATTTTTCCAGGGATCGACAGTACCGGGTATACGCCTGATCCCTCCCAGCGAGCGGATCGCCCCACGTTTGCCTATTTGGGTCGCCTGAAGAAGTACAAGGGCGTAGATCTCGTCATACAGGCCTTCGCCGCGGCGGCCATTCCAGAGTCGGTACTGGAGATCGCCGGGGCGGGGGAGTTCCGGCCGGAGTTGGAACGGCTCGCGGGAACCCTTGGGGTGGCCTCGCGGGTACGGTTTTTAGGTCGGGTTGACGAGACTGCCAAGTGCGCCCTGCTGCGACGAGCCTGGGCGTTTGTCTTCGCTTCACCAAAGGAGGGCTGGGGCATCACGAATCTGGAGGCAGCGGCGAGCGGAACTCCGGTGATCGCGTCGAACTCTCCGGGAATTCGCGAATCGGTGAAGCACGGCGAGACGGGATATCTCGTGCCTCACGGTGACGTCGCGGCCATGGCGGAAGCCATGCGGCACCTCAGCAACGAGCGAGGGCTCGTTGAAGACCTGGGGATTGCCGCGCGGCGCTTTGCCGAGGGGTTCACCTGGCAGAACGCCGCGGACCAAACCGAAGCCCATCTCCGTGAGGTGATGGGAAGGGAGGAAGGTCGCTGA
- a CDS encoding HPF/RaiA family ribosome-associated protein: MEIILHAHHADVTDTLRAQAESAVRRIAARISKVANAIVRFVGDGPTRRVEIVLRGTRHRELFAHADARAFAPALTTAVQRLESQIARARRTRRARRDGDRTG, from the coding sequence ATGGAGATCATCCTGCACGCGCACCACGCGGACGTGACCGACACGCTCCGCGCTCAGGCCGAGTCGGCTGTCCGCCGCATTGCCGCCCGCATTTCCAAGGTGGCCAATGCGATCGTACGATTCGTCGGCGACGGGCCCACCCGTCGTGTCGAAATCGTCCTGCGTGGCACCCGACATCGCGAGCTCTTCGCTCACGCCGATGCGCGCGCCTTCGCGCCAGCGCTGACCACTGCGGTCCAGCGCCTTGAATCCCAAATCGCCCGAGCCCGCCGCACCCGTCGCGCGCGCCG